The following coding sequences are from one Clostridioides difficile ATCC 9689 = DSM 1296 window:
- a CDS encoding cobalt-precorrin-4 methyltransferase produces MNKVHFVGAGPGDKELITLKGYKLLSNADVVIYAGSLVNPELLEYCKEDCQIHNSAHMDLQEIIDVMREGIENNKSVVRLQTGDFSIYGSIREQVEDLNKLNIDYDCTPGVSSFLGAASSLGVEYTVPEISQSVIITRMEGRTPVPEKESIQSYAKHQTSMVIFLSVQEIEKVVSKLLEGGYPKDTPIAVIYKATWADEKIVKGTLSDIAVKVKENNINKTALIMVGRFLGEEYNNSKLYDKDFKHEYRG; encoded by the coding sequence ATGAATAAAGTACATTTTGTAGGAGCAGGACCTGGAGATAAAGAGCTGATAACATTAAAAGGATACAAATTATTAAGTAATGCAGATGTAGTGATATATGCAGGTTCACTTGTTAATCCTGAACTTTTGGAATACTGTAAAGAAGATTGCCAAATACATAATAGTGCACATATGGATTTACAAGAGATAATAGATGTTATGAGAGAAGGTATAGAAAATAATAAATCTGTTGTAAGACTGCAAACAGGTGATTTTTCTATATATGGTTCAATTAGAGAACAAGTGGAAGATTTAAATAAATTGAATATAGATTATGACTGTACTCCAGGAGTAAGTTCTTTTTTAGGAGCAGCATCATCTTTAGGGGTTGAATATACAGTTCCAGAAATTTCTCAAAGTGTAATTATAACAAGAATGGAAGGCAGAACTCCGGTTCCAGAGAAAGAATCAATACAATCATATGCTAAGCATCAGACATCTATGGTAATATTTTTATCTGTTCAAGAAATTGAGAAAGTTGTGTCTAAATTACTGGAAGGTGGATATCCAAAAGATACTCCTATAGCAGTTATATACAAAGCAACTTGGGCAGATGAAAAAATAGTTAAAGGAACTTTAAGTGATATAGCTGTAAAAGTTAAAGAAAACAACATAAATAAGACTGCTTTAATAATGGTTGGGAGATTTTTAGGAGAAGAGTATAATAATTCAAAGTTATATGATAAGGATTTCAAACATGAATATAGAGGGTAA
- a CDS encoding decarboxylating cobalt-precorrin-6B (C(15))-methyltransferase → MRNSEFITGKVPITKEEVRAISISKLNLVNAKNLIDIGAGTGSVSVEAAYNYPNLKVISIEKNDDAIELIEKNKKKFNLKNIEVIKGYAPINLGLNVKVESIFLGGTGNNLEEIIEWSKKNLVTGGRLVANFIIIDTFNQTLKLLKKHGFKEIDVCVLNVSKLEKLGKGEYFKPLNPIYIISCEKGENDDE, encoded by the coding sequence ATGAGGAATAGTGAGTTTATAACAGGTAAAGTTCCAATTACTAAGGAAGAGGTTAGAGCAATATCAATAAGTAAGTTAAATTTAGTAAATGCTAAAAACCTCATAGACATAGGGGCTGGTACAGGAAGTGTAAGTGTTGAAGCTGCATATAATTATCCTAATTTAAAGGTTATATCTATAGAGAAAAATGATGATGCTATAGAGCTTATAGAGAAAAATAAAAAAAAATTCAACTTAAAAAATATAGAAGTGATAAAAGGATATGCTCCAATTAATCTAGGGTTAAATGTTAAAGTTGAGTCTATTTTTCTTGGGGGAACAGGAAATAATCTGGAAGAAATAATAGAATGGTCTAAAAAAAATCTCGTTACAGGAGGAAGACTTGTAGCTAATTTTATAATAATAGATACATTTAATCAAACTTTAAAACTGCTTAAAAAGCATGGATTTAAAGAAATAGATGTATGTGTTTTGAATGTTTCTAAACTAGAGAAACTAGGAAAAGGTGAATATTTTAAACCACTAAATCCTATATATATAATATCTTGTGAAAAAGGGGAAAATGATGATGAATAA
- a CDS encoding cobalt-precorrin-7 (C(5))-methyltransferase yields MINIIGLGPGNLDYITKKGENLISTSDVLIGGKRNLESIKNFEGEKIVLDSNLREIIEYINNNKEKQISIIASGDPLIYGIGRYLSKNIDNKMLNMVSGISSLQYIFSKIYVDMNDVYITSSHGKVPDFDYILSHKKVCMVTDSKIGPKQISREIIDRNLNKIIVVGENLSYDNEKITIAKPEEIIRIDNFDMNVVVILDEE; encoded by the coding sequence ATGATAAACATAATAGGTCTAGGACCTGGCAACTTAGACTATATAACAAAAAAAGGTGAAAATTTAATTTCCACTTCTGATGTATTAATTGGTGGTAAAAGAAATTTAGAGTCTATAAAAAATTTTGAAGGAGAAAAAATAGTTCTGGATTCTAATTTAAGAGAAATTATAGAGTACATAAATAACAATAAAGAAAAGCAAATATCAATAATAGCATCTGGGGACCCATTAATATATGGGATAGGTAGATATCTATCTAAAAATATTGATAATAAGATGTTAAACATGGTTTCTGGGATTAGTTCATTACAGTACATATTTTCAAAAATATATGTAGATATGAATGATGTATATATTACAAGTAGTCATGGCAAAGTACCAGATTTTGATTACATATTATCACATAAAAAAGTATGTATGGTTACAGATTCAAAGATAGGACCAAAACAAATAAGTAGAGAAATAATAGATAGAAATCTAAATAAAATTATTGTTGTAGGAGAAAATCTGTCATATGACAATGAAAAAATAACAATAGCAAAACCAGAAGAGATAATAAGAATAGACAATTTTGATATGAATGTTGTGGTGATTTTAGATGAGGAATAG
- the cbiD gene encoding cobalt-precorrin-5B (C(1))-methyltransferase CbiD, whose protein sequence is MEEYVYIDGKKYRRGYTTGSCATGASKAAVYMLITKNRINTINIDTPKGIPLLLKVDNINISDTFVECSIKKDGGDDIDATHTMDIYARAEIVAKNDKNKGYLTLKDIDSLSTNSECKSELYKFIRVYGGTGIGVVTKKGLSVDVGKPAINPTPLKMINHEIRKLIGDNFESILGNDKVLKITIFAPQGETVAKKTFNPRLGIVGGISIIGTTGIVEPMSDEGWKKSLSIELQMKKEQGLDKIILVPGNHGEQFIREKLNLDIKYVVRVSNFIGYMIKEAQRIGYKKILMAGHIGKFIKVSAGIFNTHSKVADARSEILVANLALMGARYEFLNKINQCVTTEEAVELINNSEYREVYNILSNKCRERVKQYLNEDSDDIDVEVIIFSMDKSLLGKSDNTDDLVEVFI, encoded by the coding sequence ATGGAAGAATATGTATATATAGATGGAAAAAAATATAGAAGAGGATATACTACAGGTTCATGTGCAACAGGTGCATCTAAGGCTGCTGTATATATGTTGATTACAAAAAATAGAATCAATACTATAAATATAGATACTCCTAAGGGGATACCATTACTACTAAAAGTTGATAATATAAATATTTCTGATACATTTGTGGAATGTTCCATAAAAAAAGATGGTGGAGATGATATAGATGCAACTCATACCATGGATATTTATGCAAGAGCTGAAATTGTAGCTAAAAATGATAAGAACAAAGGGTATCTTACTCTAAAGGATATAGATAGTTTAAGCACCAATAGTGAGTGTAAAAGTGAGCTCTATAAGTTTATTAGGGTTTATGGCGGAACTGGTATTGGTGTGGTTACGAAAAAAGGGCTTAGTGTGGATGTTGGTAAGCCTGCTATAAATCCGACTCCACTTAAAATGATAAATCATGAAATAAGAAAGCTTATAGGAGATAATTTTGAATCTATACTTGGAAATGATAAAGTTTTAAAAATAACAATCTTTGCTCCACAAGGAGAAACTGTAGCAAAAAAAACATTTAATCCAAGATTAGGTATAGTTGGAGGAATATCTATAATAGGTACAACTGGGATTGTTGAACCTATGAGTGATGAGGGTTGGAAGAAGTCTCTATCTATAGAACTTCAGATGAAAAAAGAACAAGGCTTAGATAAAATAATATTGGTTCCAGGAAATCATGGAGAACAGTTTATAAGAGAAAAATTAAACTTAGATATTAAGTATGTAGTTAGGGTAAGTAATTTTATAGGCTATATGATTAAAGAAGCTCAAAGAATAGGATATAAGAAAATCTTAATGGCAGGTCATATAGGTAAATTTATAAAAGTATCTGCTGGTATTTTTAATACTCATAGTAAGGTAGCAGATGCTAGAAGTGAGATATTAGTGGCAAACTTAGCTTTAATGGGAGCTAGATACGAATTTTTAAATAAAATAAATCAATGCGTAACTACTGAAGAAGCTGTAGAGCTAATAAATAATAGTGAATATAGAGAAGTATATAATATATTAAGTAATAAATGTAGGGAGAGAGTAAAGCAATACTTGAATGAAGATTCAGATGATATTGATGTGGAAGTAATCATATTTTCAATGGATAAGTCTTTATTAGGTAAATCGGATAATACAGATGATTTAGTGGAGGTCTTTATATGA
- a CDS encoding cobalt-precorrin-8 methylmutase, which produces MEYIKNPMKIEEKSFELIQEIIDEIRPDYKFKNNIEEKIIKRAIHTTADFDYLDILKISEEAVDSIIDALKNNASIYTDTNMALSGINKRKLESLGCKYKCLVADDETVKLAKEKGITRSMAAVEIAAKEEGRKIFVLGNAPTALYKVMEMKSEGRLDLDAVIGVPVGFVGAQESKDEVEKTDIPYIISKGRKGGSNLAAAIVNAILYTM; this is translated from the coding sequence ATGGAATACATAAAGAATCCTATGAAAATAGAAGAAAAAAGTTTTGAATTGATACAAGAAATAATAGACGAAATTAGACCAGATTATAAATTTAAGAATAATATCGAAGAAAAAATAATAAAAAGAGCTATACATACTACTGCTGATTTTGATTACTTAGATATATTAAAAATATCAGAAGAAGCAGTTGATAGTATAATAGATGCATTAAAAAATAATGCAAGTATTTATACTGATACAAATATGGCTCTTAGTGGTATAAATAAAAGAAAGTTAGAATCATTAGGATGTAAGTATAAATGTTTAGTGGCAGATGATGAAACTGTAAAATTAGCTAAAGAAAAAGGAATTACTCGTTCTATGGCAGCAGTAGAAATTGCAGCTAAAGAAGAAGGAAGAAAAATATTCGTTTTAGGTAATGCTCCAACAGCTTTATATAAAGTTATGGAGATGAAATCAGAAGGTAGATTAGATTTAGATGCAGTTATAGGAGTTCCTGTAGGTTTTGTAGGAGCACAAGAATCAAAAGATGAAGTTGAAAAAACAGATATACCATATATAATTTCTAAAGGTAGAAAAGGTGGCAGTAATTTAGCAGCAGCAATAGTAAATGCTATATTATATACTATGTAG
- a CDS encoding serine/threonine protein kinase: MKSYGICPASCGEFVQGIIDDEEYLCSYAIDMYSKVYIEEKLVDINLGRYKSRLAIEKVFEKFNLPKKYTKNISLNINSKIPVGKGMASSTADIGATIKATLSLIDKDLSSEEISKLAAEIEPTDSIFIDKNSIFNPLNGTVIKYLGNLTNAKVVILEPNKVLDTMKIRLRQDYNKLKVENKEVIKKSFALLEEGLKKNNLSLVGEACTLSSLANENIEKKECLNEIIKISKKYGAYGVNIAHSGTVVGILIDKSMNDKKMIDALCESNINSVYNKIYTQNIINGGIKGEIEWNT; this comes from the coding sequence ATGAAATCTTATGGAATATGCCCAGCATCTTGTGGAGAATTTGTACAAGGTATAATTGATGATGAAGAATATTTATGTTCATATGCAATAGATATGTATTCTAAAGTGTATATTGAAGAAAAATTAGTAGATATAAATTTAGGGAGATATAAGTCAAGGTTAGCAATTGAAAAGGTATTTGAAAAATTTAATTTACCTAAAAAATATACTAAAAATATTTCTTTAAATATAAATAGTAAAATACCTGTTGGAAAAGGAATGGCAAGTTCAACTGCTGATATAGGAGCTACTATAAAGGCAACATTATCATTGATAGATAAAGATTTAAGTAGCGAGGAGATTTCTAAATTAGCAGCAGAAATAGAACCAACAGATTCTATATTTATAGATAAAAATAGTATATTTAATCCTCTAAATGGAACTGTTATAAAATACCTAGGAAATCTGACCAATGCGAAAGTTGTAATACTTGAACCAAACAAAGTACTAGATACTATGAAGATTAGATTGAGGCAAGATTATAATAAATTAAAAGTAGAGAATAAAGAAGTAATAAAAAAATCATTTGCTCTTTTAGAAGAAGGATTGAAAAAAAATAATTTATCTCTAGTTGGAGAGGCTTGTACTTTGAGTAGCTTAGCAAATGAGAATATAGAAAAAAAAGAGTGTTTAAATGAAATAATAAAAATATCAAAAAAATATGGAGCATATGGAGTAAATATTGCTCACAGTGGAACTGTAGTAGGTATTTTAATTGATAAGTCTATGAATGATAAAAAGATGATAGATGCCTTATGTGAATCTAACATAAATTCTGTCTATAATAAAATTTATACACAAAACATAATTAATGGAGGAATTAAGGGGGAAATAGAATGGAATACATAA
- a CDS encoding pyridoxal phosphate-dependent aminotransferase has translation MKDLGHGANVDEMARLYGKNPKEIIDFSSNINPNVLPNLERYILKGLEECRNYPDINYTNLRENISKYIDINPDFIIPGNGATEVIYLLMKSIKKKLAIINPTFSEYRRSAELNNLDIIDLELDLENNFKLNIDIIKENIKRFDSLFICNPNNPSGNVQDLKELVHLLDKHNKVLIIDETFMEFVEDESKYSLVKYIESNKNIFIIKAVTKFFGMPGLRLGYGLTSNTEIMNKIYEHKEPWTINSFADILSNFIFEDKEYIKNSKEYYIEERKYMLQELRNIRNIKVYDTDANFILIRIYKKTTKELKKDLFKQGNILVRDASNFIGLDDSFIRVAIKSHEDNKILIENMKNLLGD, from the coding sequence ATGAAGGATTTAGGGCATGGTGCCAATGTAGATGAAATGGCAAGATTATATGGGAAAAACCCAAAAGAAATAATTGATTTTAGTTCAAACATAAATCCAAATGTATTACCAAATTTAGAGAGATACATTTTAAAAGGATTAGAAGAGTGTAGGAATTATCCAGATATAAATTATACAAACTTGAGAGAAAATATATCAAAATATATAGATATAAATCCAGACTTTATAATACCTGGCAATGGTGCAACAGAAGTGATTTATTTGCTTATGAAGAGTATTAAAAAAAAATTGGCTATAATAAATCCGACTTTTTCAGAGTATAGAAGAAGTGCTGAGTTAAATAATTTAGATATTATAGATTTAGAGTTAGATTTAGAAAATAACTTTAAACTTAATATAGATATAATAAAAGAAAATATAAAAAGATTTGATAGTTTATTTATATGTAATCCTAATAATCCGAGTGGTAATGTCCAAGATTTAAAGGAACTTGTTCATTTACTAGATAAACATAATAAGGTACTAATAATTGATGAAACTTTCATGGAATTTGTTGAAGATGAAAGTAAATATAGTTTGGTTAAATATATAGAATCAAATAAAAATATATTTATAATTAAAGCTGTGACTAAGTTTTTTGGTATGCCTGGTTTAAGGCTAGGATATGGTCTTACAAGCAACACTGAAATTATGAACAAAATTTATGAACACAAAGAGCCATGGACTATCAATTCTTTTGCAGATATACTATCCAATTTTATTTTTGAAGATAAAGAGTATATTAAAAATAGTAAAGAATATTACATAGAAGAAAGAAAATATATGTTACAAGAGTTGAGAAACATAAGAAATATAAAGGTCTATGATACAGATGCTAATTTTATCTTGATAAGAATATATAAAAAAACAACTAAAGAATTGAAAAAAGATTTGTTTAAGCAAGGAAACATATTAGTTAGAGATGCATCTAATTTTATAGGATTAGATGATAGTTTTATAAGAGTGGCTATAAAATCTCATGAAGATAACAAAATTCTTATAGAAAATATGAAAAATTTATTGGGTGATTAA